A stretch of DNA from Candidatus Flexicrinis affinis:
GCGCCGTAACGCGCTTCAAAGTAGGGGACGCGGTATTCGCCGCCACGGGGATCGGCTTTGGCGGATACGCCGAGTACGCCCGCGTGCCGGAAAACGGCGCGGTCGCGCTCAAGCCGGATGGGATCACATTCGAAGAAGCCGCGACTGTGCCGACAGCCGGAATCGAGGCGCTGCACTTCCTGAGCCATGCGAACATTCAGCCGGGACAGAAGGTGCTGATCGTCGGCGCAGGGGGCAGCATCGGGACGTTCGCTATTCAGATCGCCAAGGCGCGCGGCGCAGAGGTCACCGGCATCGACGTCGCAGCCAAGTTCGACACGATGCAGGCTGCCGGTGCCGACCACGTCATCGACTACACCCAACAGGACTTCACGCGTCTGCCTGAAACGTACGATGTCGTCCTCGATGTGATGGGCAAGACGCCGTTTACGGGCACGCTGCGGCGGATCAACCCGAATGGCCACTACCTGCTGGCGACATCCGGCCTGATTCAGAAGCTGCGCGGTCTCGTGACGACCATGACCGGCAGCAAGCACGTGTTCGCGTCGACGCCGGAGCAATCCGCGGCCGATCTTGAGGCACTCAAGCAGTTGATCGAGGCGGGCAAGGTAAAGCCGGTGATCGATCGAAGCTACCCGCTCGAACAGACCGCCGAAGCGCACCGCTACGTCGACAGCGGGAACAAGCGCGGCAACGTGGTCATAACGGTCGCGTAAGCCACAACGAGACGCAGCGCGGCCCGGATCCACTGACGATCCGGGCCGCGTTTCGATTCATCCAAGCATGCGCTCACACATCGCCAGCACACGAATCGAACAGCATCAGCGGGTTGAACAGCGGATGGAACGGCCGGTTTGGGTTTGCCAGCCTCAGGGCGTTGCCCAAGCCCGGCGTGTAGCCCCCTGCCGTAAGCGCGCGCACCGCCGCGACCACCGCGTCCTGACTGCTCAGCGGTGTCGACCGGTCGAGGACTTGATCGAGCGGCGGGCAGACGTAGACGCCTAGCCGATCGAGCAGATCGCCGAGGGTCTCGCTTTCCATTAGGTCGCGCAGGTCTACGGTCTCGAGATCGTCGCACAAGGTGGGCTGACCGGCTTCGTCGGTGTAGAACGTCCTGACCTGAATCTGCATCGTCGTTTCCGGCAAGTAGACCAGCGCCGCGCCGTCGGCCCCGTAATCGACGAGATTACTCGTGCCGCCGATCAGGTTGCCGTTGTCGTCCGTCGCCCCGAGCCGCAGGTTGCCGTCATGGACCTCGATGAGACGGTTGGCGCGGGTCCCGCTGGCTGTCACGCCCCGCACGGAGACC
This window harbors:
- a CDS encoding NAD(P)-dependent alcohol dehydrogenase, whose translation is MKAIVWTQYGSPDGLRLTDIAKPQPKDNEILVRVHAATVTAGDSEIRQAKISPWLVLPMRLYMGLLRPRNIVLGQELAGVVEEVGSAVTRFKVGDAVFAATGIGFGGYAEYARVPENGAVALKPDGITFEEAATVPTAGIEALHFLSHANIQPGQKVLIVGAGGSIGTFAIQIAKARGAEVTGIDVAAKFDTMQAAGADHVIDYTQQDFTRLPETYDVVLDVMGKTPFTGTLRRINPNGHYLLATSGLIQKLRGLVTTMTGSKHVFASTPEQSAADLEALKQLIEAGKVKPVIDRSYPLEQTAEAHRYVDSGNKRGNVVITVA